A region of the Mesotoga infera genome:
CTGTTAGTGGCTCTGGAGACTTCAACAAAAGGTAAATGCGATAGATCTGGAAGCTCCAAAGTGACAGGTTCGGGAGTCACAAGAAAACCGACCCTAACAAAGAAATCCAGAAGCGCCCTTATATCGTCGCTCCTGAATCCAAATCTCGGTCTTCGAAGAACCCTCTCGTATTCATCGATAATTCTTGCATCGAAACAGGGAAGAACACGATTTGAGAGAATAAAATTGAGAACACCTGCGGGACTTCCGTAAGGATTTATTAGAGCCGCGACAAGGACGTTTGTGTCTACTACTATCTTCATCTGTCCGCTTTTCTGCTTTCAGAGATCTCTCTCTCAATTTCCTCTGAAGAAAGACTATCAAGACCGTTATTCAAAGACTGGAGCCGC
Encoded here:
- a CDS encoding putative toxin-antitoxin system toxin component, PIN family, with translation MKIVVDTNVLVAALINPYGSPAGVLNFILSNRVLPCFDARIIDEYERVLRRPRFGFRSDDIRALLDFFVRVGFLVTPEPVTLELPDLSHLPFVEVSRATNSPIVTGNAKHFPADFVTVLSPAALLEIVHRRA